The Triticum aestivum cultivar Chinese Spring chromosome 6D, IWGSC CS RefSeq v2.1, whole genome shotgun sequence genomic sequence atccagagctggaggcaagtggatggcctcctccgtcaagaagaagaacatcaaggagctccgggaggccggatacctggccaaggggatcgttcaccgactcccggccatgggacagatcgtccctaccccagagccccatgagagggttgtgtttctcacacattgcgtctgcgggctgggattccctctccacccgtttttccgcggactgatgttttactacgggctggacttccatgatctagcccccaactctatcctcaacatctcggcatttattttcgtgtgcgaggcctttctccgcatcccacctcacttcggcctatggctgaagaccttcaatgtgaagccgaaggtggtgagcggccaacaagcagagtgcggaggcgccatggtgggcaagatgcccaatgtcacctggcccgaaggctcctttgtggagacgatgaaggggtggcagtcggggtggttctacatcaccgagccgcgtgacaccaacggggcggcggcccctgaattctgatccggagttccgatgcggctcacctcctggcaagagaagggtctGACCTGGGGTTCttcggacgagctgactgggctccagacatgcgtccaaaacatgataaccaagaaaatcaagctcgtcaacgtgatccaggttatgctcattcgccgggtccttccatgccaacgccggacttgctatttgtgggagttcgatctggccaagcaccagacgctactagagctcttcggcacgacgcacgaagacatctggaaagtgctcttcaaggccagcgagacaccaccgcccacgaccgaggatcgcgggcttagcttaaaatgCCATGCTAAtttggtaagttctttcatgttttcaaggtataccctttactggcatattttgaggaaggagtctaagcctttAGATCAGTTTTTTCAGGCCTGGATAGAGATAGCAgggcggattaactgtccggctccgctacccgaagaccaagaaaccccacttctgacgaagatgctgtttccgacgccttatgaggtgccggagaagaaggccaagaagaaggccaagggggccaagagtggccctcgCCGAAAAGGTGCTTCGGACATGACATCCGAAGATGACGAGTCTCACTCGTCCACCgccgaagacgatgacgaggaggaggagaaaaaatCTCCCCCTGATGAGGGGAGGAAAAGGGGGAcgacctccacaaatctggaggcggaggcgcccaagagggggaagcgCGCCCTCATGGATAACTCtgtgtgggacgtcgacagcagtccagAGCGACCCCCCCGGACCAAGccccgggccgcatcgtaagtaccaaAAAACTTGTGCACGTCCATGTCTCCGCTTCATGGCACTAATATGTTGAATTATGCTATTACAGGCCGGCCCACGACAGCCCCCTGtgatcctcatcaggaggttcgctagattcaaaggcgatggcccgTGAGTCTTCGCCGGCCGCTCGTTCTCCTCCGGCCAAGGGTGacgacgaggtggtgtcccaaaggaccttcgaaggccagggagaggttcaggaggccgtcagggtggcgtcAGAGGATGATTCCTcgaccgccggacacatgggggaggaagcccccatggggactggcgatgggggccatatacaattcggcccccagccgaataccctTCCGGAGACCCATAGGGTTCTGGAGTCAGGCGAGCAGCCTTCCCTGAAAGGAGGAGGGATGCCTGctccgccggtgacctctatccaaccagaggcaccggataatctgctggtagcgctacaaggcgcttccattgtggatgaacaccgtatccttatgggtacggtgattgagaaggtccagtccgccagaaggggactgaccgaagcctgcactagccttctaacaggctttgaggtaagtaatgtaattttagaaagaatatcacagtgtagacagtagcccctgatgctcttttcggtgttcggagagaaaaagccgaacagaggatcaaaataattttcgctgAAGTCTAagataagatgtctatgtgaataagcaggcgtcgctgctggctactgccgctcatactgcagaggtctccggactgaagcagaatctgaagcgggccaaggaagagctcgacctcgtgaagaagcagttggaggacagccaaggtatgcagtaacctgcttgtatatttaggaaggatgaatggttcgtgctgactaaagtgtcatgaattttattaggggccatgaccgaggtggcagtcctcaagaaggcgttagccgaggccgaggacaaagcggccaaggaaagcgccgcgcgcgagaagcaggaggctcgggtcagcgaggtccagcaagagctccaggacgccgtcaagaagtacgagtccttggagcatgattctAAGACTCaggagtccgagcttgccaaggcccgccagagcgcacaagatgcccgaacCGAAGCCCAAAGCGCCCTCCAggaatccaggcggccaagaagattgcggcgggtaaggctttcattatgcgaAGCAAATCTGCAAAggaaacgttccttttacttacctgaatttggagctctccaggggcgtttacggatctgccgcgcagcatatcagatgctgcagagttctatcgagccgaagaagggatctCTACGGAGAatctgttctggtctcagtacctTGGACTAGAACATCCGaggccctttagcgaccagctgaaacagctggtcgagctgcacaaggcggccgaactagccatgaaggacctaatagtccgattttggcctgccgagcccatgcccaacagctacttcggactcgtgaagcggcttgtgagttcctgcccgcggcttgaagtcataaagcggtcggtctgcattgaaggtgcgcggatggcctttgcccgcgccaagatgcactgggcgaagatggatgccaagaagctgatgaccgaggggccacctgagggcaaggagcaccgccgacccgagctacattttgatagtgtcctggagggatcccgccttgtggcagagcaatgtgcgaaggatgtgatctttgaatgaatacattcatatttgtctcgccctgtattatgaaacaaagacaatttgtgt encodes the following:
- the LOC123141057 gene encoding nucleolar and coiled-body phosphoprotein 1-like yields the protein MLFPTPYEVPEKKAKKKAKGAKSGPRRKGASDMTSEDDESHSSTAEDDDEEEEKKSPPDEGRKRGTTSTNLEAEAPKRGKRALMDNSVWDVDSSPERPPRTKPRAASPAHDSPL